The region CACAGGGGTGACTCGGTATTTGGACTTTAAGGTGGTGGAGGATAGTTTTGTGTACCATGCAGGACGAGTCCACAAGGTCCCATCAACAGAGGCTGAGGCCCAGGCATCAGGTGACATCCGTCACTCTCCCCCCGTCTATCACTCCTGTAACTCTCACCTCTCAATAACATCTTACTCCATCATATCCCAGCATGTAACCTGTGTATCTTCCCTCTGTCAGATCTGATGGGCATGTTTGACAAGCGTAGATTCCGTAAGTTGCTACATTTTGTGCTGAACTATGAGGAGAGCAGCCCAGGAACTCACCATGACATGGAGCCCAAACGCACCAGCACCAGGGAGCTTTTCCGCCACTATGACCTTGGGCCAGATGTCATTGAATTCACAGGACATGCCCTGGCTCTGCACCAAAATGATGAGTCAGTAGCAACCACTtctactaccactgctgctgctactactactattactaatcATTTTATTACCACTGATACTACTATTACTGATACTGCTACATCTACAACCATTACTACAGCTACTGCACTACTTCTACTAGTTTTTTGTATTAGCACTACTACAGAGATTTTCTCTATATAGCTCCCCACTTACTGTGAGCAATAGTCTCCAAATAAATCTCCTCCAATATAGAACAGTGGTATTTTACTTCACTAGCTCTGTTGCCCACTGCTGTGTGCCATCTGTCAGTGCTGGAGCAGTGCAAACGTATGAACACATTGTTTTCCTTCATTGTTTTGCTATTCAGAAAAGAGATAAAATCTGGTCGGACCTAGCCACTTTCACATTCACAATAGGAGTAACAACCATGGTTTTAATGTGGTACAATACAATGAAAAAGAATCACACCACTGGCACTTCTGTTCTACTGTGACAATTAGATCTACATCTACTACTATTTTACTCTCACAGAAATATACATACAAGGTAACTCCACGGTTACTCCCTGATTAATGCAATGTCTCCATGGTAACTTGTATCGATGTGCGTCTGCAGGTACTTGGATCAGCCTTTCCACCAGACGATTAAACGCATCAGACTGTACATAGAGTCTCTGGCTCGCTTCAGTCACAGTCCATACCTCTACCCCATCTATGGCCTGGGGGAGCTGCCGCAGGGATTTGCACGGTAACAATACAGAGCATAGCCTCCTTTAGATATCTGCAGTCTGAAATACTACACAATAtattatctctctttctctctctctctcatactcactcagtcactctctccctctccttgtctctccccatctctgAGTCTCTTGCTCACCCACTCTTTCAAGATCTCTCATATTCAAATTCAAGATTTTTTATTggcagaaaatacatttgtaaaaatctCCAAAGCATATCACATCACATCTAAACATTACCACAGATGAACATCAGTAAATGCCATAGAATTAGGacaactgtaataataataataataataataatagtaataataatttctctTCTTCAGACTCAGTGTAGAGTATGGGGGAGCCTACATGCTGAACCGTGCGGTGGAGGAGATAGTGATGCAGAACGGTAAAGTTGTTGGAGTGAAGTCTGAGGGACAGGTGAATCAGAAGATGGACACCCTTACCATTTACCCCCTTTTCGCCTGCTATCTCCTCCTATCTCCCTGTTCTTCAtttgtcccccctcccctttactTAACCCTTGGGTCTTCCTACCTCGCTTgttctctctacctctcccacTCCTTTCCTCTGTCTTaccctctttctttcactcctTCCCCCTCCATCACCCGCTTTCTTTCtaattctttctctctttcagctgTAATATCAGCTTCTCCATTTTCCCTTTCTATTTCCTCCATATCTCCCCTTTATCCTCTTTTCATTGCTCTTCCTTGTTATGTTACTTAGGTATTTCACTGTAAGCAGCTGATCTGTGACCCCAGCTATGTTCCCAATCGGGTGAAAAAAGTGAGCCGTGTCATTCGGGTTATCTGTTTACTCGACCATCCAATCAAATCTACTCATGATGCCAGCTCCTGTCAGATCATCATCCCTCAAACACAGCTCAACAGAAAGTCAGGTATTGTGTCACAGATCAACATGAATTATTACATGCGTTCACAGTGCAAGTTTGAAAACTGCTGAATTTTCTGCCAACCAGTCCAAGGCAATCGTGCACCTTGGCTCTATTTTTGGAAGTAGtcaaaaaatagtttattttgcTTCTTGGGAAAGTCTTTGGGACCTTTCTGCTATTATTCCCCTCTTTGTCTGTGCTTGGCAGCTGAGAGATTCACTCCCAGCAGTTGAGCGCCTCTCGAGTATCACAACACTAGCTATGTAATCCAGAATAGACCCCCCAAATGTAGCAATGTCGATTTAAAGTTATTACTGATTgagtctttctgtctgtgtccatTCCTATCAACTGCCACGCAGACGTCTACGTTTGTGTGGTGTCTTACGCCCACAATGTGACAGCTGAGGGGAAgtatgttgccatggtgagcACTACTGTGGAGACCAATAACCCTGAGAAAGAGGTGAAGCCAGGactggagctgctggagcccATTCTACAGAAGTGAGTACGACCGCATCcacaacacaaacagaaactaGAAATACTGCCTCACGGTTGTATGCCTctgccaaccagtagccagtttggatataaaatgtcatcacttcatcattttatcctattagacatttgtgtgaaactttgtcataattcacgtatgaattcttgagttatggccaaaacgtgttttgtgaggtcacagtgaccttgacctttgaccaccaaaagcTAATCAGTTCacccttgagtccaagtggacgtttgtgccaaatgtgcagaaattccctcaaggcaaaaacgtgttttgtgaggtcacagtgaccttgacctttgaccatcAAAATCtgatcagttcatccttgagtccaaggggacatttgtgccaaatttgaagacgTTCCCTCAAGGTGTttctgagatatcgcgttcacgagaatcgggacggacggacggacagacaacccgaaaacataatgcctccggccacggctgtgccgtcgcggaggcataaaaatcCACAAACACAACCTGAAAGTGTATTATGTGTTATAAGCTTTTTTCTGATGTGTTATCTAGGGACTGCACAGCAGGGAGTAATTCcctagtttgtttgtttgtttatttagatcCCCATTAGCTACTGTATTGTAGGGAACCATTTACTTACATTAACTCTGATTGGTCCACAGATTTGTCTCCATTGAGGACCTGTTTGTCCCCAGAGATGATGGGAGGTACAGCCAGGTGAGGACCGCGTTGTACTGGATGCAATGGTCAGATAAGGTTATAGctaagatagatagatagtttatTTGTCTTCAAGGAGGAAATTATTTTCCACAGTAGGTGCATACATAACACAAACAAGTAAGACATACAGAATTACACAAAATACAGGATGTCTTTGCTCCATTTCACCCATTCTAAATGGGGCCCAGAAGGAACACAACACAGTGTGTATATAGGTCTGTctctgtgatttcttttttgcaCCATGCAATTTTgtatcaataaaatatttttgcaagtCATCCGAGCCCAACCGTATGTACAGTGTGCACAGTaccgtttttttctttttgctataCATACCTGCAGCAACACTTATTGAGTGCAGAATTTCACCTTTCATTTTGTGTCTGTTGTTGCTCATTTAAATCGGTCTGCGCTCGACCCTCTGCCCACACATACAAGCTGATTTTACCTCGCCAACAGGGGGCACTGTGATCAGTGTGCAGTAGATTGTGAAGGTGCTTTGTTCAACACTAAGcctctatatatttttttatattttataaagtgGGAACACAGCCGCTGATCGTGGTGATGTCATAAGAACACAACCGTCACACAGGTCTTTGGGTGTAAATACCACTCTGATCTAGCTGACTAACCATGAAATAATTaggatttatttaaaatagcactgtcgcctcacagaaGGCCCTAGGTTTCTAATCTGTTCTCTCCGTGTCCGCGTGGCTTTcttccgggtactccggtttcctcccacagtccaatgaCATGCAGCTTAGGCTAAttgaagactctaaattgcccataggtatgagtgtgtgattgaatggtagcctgcccagggtgtattcctgcctctcgcccaattcacgctgggataggctccagcaccccccgcgccctgcccaggataagcgggtatagataatggatggatggatgtttcaTTTGTCAGGAGCTGGGTTTGGGTTGACAGCTGAGAGCTATGCGTTTCTCCTGCAGGTGTTTGTCTCCAAGTCATATGACGCTGCCACACACTTTACGGCAGAATGTGAGGACATCAAGGACATGTACCATCGCATTACTGGGTCAGAGTTCAACTTCAGCAGCCTGGAGAATAGTACCACATCAGAGAGgactgagtgactgacacaAAGACCAACccagcacacacccacccttTGATAGTAGGGAAATGAGAAACAGACCAACTCCCCTTCcacatctcccagcatgcattgtctTCAGAGTGATGTACGATGGCAAATAACATTGTGgttaaagcaataaaaaatttCCATTAAATCAACTCCTGtgattcctgtgtgtgtgtgtgtgtgtgtgtgtgtgtgtgtgtgtgtgtgtgtgtgtgtgtgtgtgtgaaaaagagaGTCTATGATTGCATATGTGTGACACTGGgattgcgtgtttgtgtgaatgtgcatgagagaaattaaaaatgaccGAGTTTCTCTACATGATAGAGCACAGAGTGTGAGATCCTAGATAAACACATGGAATAATAGATTAATGTTGGCTCGTATGAAAGTGCTTATCTCGAGAGGGATAGAGATGAAGGGACAGGGAGGATTAATTTGGTTTACTGAGTGAAGGACAGCCATGGCAACCTTGACTAGAAGGACACTAAACCTGGATTACACACAGGAGCTGTCATCTGGAttaacaaatgaacaaatgaacaaatgtgtgcacaggtacactcacacacaagcatgacTGTCAGCGCAAGAAACTGCACTTAACTCAAGTCACTGTTGCATTATCTGCTCAATTTGCAGATAATCTTATTTACAGCTACTTACATAGCAGTGCACGCAACAAGGCCAGGCTATGCAAAACACCAGTATAGATACAGAATTGTCTGAAACACAATTAATTGGTCTCACTGCACAACCAGATACAGCTCTGCTTCATCATTCTCCAAGTGGTTCTGGAAAATACCTAAGCTAGCTTTGTAACTTCATCATTAGCGCATGTCCACACATATTTGAGACGAGTTGGCAAAACCAACATAGCTGTGTGCTTAACCATAGGATAAGAAACAACACACAAGCTGGCAAATCTGCTGGTAATTCACTGGATGGTTGGCTATGGAGTTATTCCTCGCCATATTATATTTATGCGATCTACACCAGTTCAGATCGGTAATAGTAACTATGTGGTCTAGCTATAGCCAGTGATGATTTGGGACCTTGCACTTCCAGGTTTTTACAGTGCCGTACTCGTGCATTTCCTCCGATCTTTTCTCCTGATTGGTCCCTCCATCTTCCTCTGTGGTGGCATtacaaagaacaacaaaaaatgttgagGATGATGCTAAATAATTAGAAACAAAAATCCAGGAGCTTAGTAGCGCTTGATGGGGACCACAATCTTCAGGCACAGTGTTCAATCCAGTATGCAAGTGGGTATCGTTGCATTAAATCCACCCTGATTGGTGCATCATTTCTTCCCCGTCACATCATTTCCTGTATGGGGTGCTACTCCAGGGCTCTGCTGGGAGGGGGTGGAATGAGACCAGCTGCTGCAATTCGACGCTCACTTGACAGGAAGTTGAAGGTCGCACATGCGTTGGGCTGAGGCAAGGAGCACACACAGAATAAACATGACCCTCCCATCCTTAGGCAGCCCAGAACAGTAAACCAGCTTCTATGACACCtttaatgctattttcaaaaaatgtaaaatgatactCTTTCAAATATACTAAtacaatattaatatatataacCAGCTCCGGCAATATGAAGAAATGAACCATTCTAAAGGTCCAATATTAAGAAATCTAAACAAATGGGAGATGATAGAGAAGCAGACTGATCATGGAATAATGCCACCGAGGGGGTGGGTCCTTACCGTGTCCTGTACTTCCACAGCAATGCCCTTTCTGTTCATGAACTTTAAAACATTTGGGTCGATCCGCTCCACTCGTCCTCCTGTGCCCAAAACCAGCACCTCTGAGACAGAAAAGTGATATTACTTGCATTTTGCGATATCAAAACACTAAATTCTATTTAGCAACATAACACTCAACATGGTTCAAGGGTAATGAATGTGCAAAAAGTCTGCACACAAGTGATTAATTCAGTATCAAATctggcaaataaaaaatgtcacacTACATTAGAGAGTAGCAAATCTCCTCTATTCAGAGAACCATGTCTCTGTGGTCCTGTGAGACACGGGCTCTGGCAGTACACCTAaaaatactataataataatcaaaatggTTAGACACTGGAGAATGATTAAATCTAATAATGAACACAGATAAATCTGAACAATAAGCATGCTATTTTGATCTATTTGGGAACTTGTCAGGCTTTGTCcagtaatgacaaaaaaaacataccctCTGAGTCAGTGTGTGAGGTCATCTTGCATAGCAAGATTTTACAGCCAAAAAAATCATGTGtactgtttttgtgcatgtatacatgtacgtgtgtgcgcatgctgtTTCTCACCGATACGGGGCTCCAGCATGTAGAACAGGGCCAAGCTTTCCACCGTGATATCCTTGTAGTTGCCCACCTGCAGGGTGAAACAGATCTTGTTGGCTTATAAGTGGGTACACATgcattctctcttcctccctccctacctctttccttctctccatctttccttcatctctcttcctctactTCCTTACAAGTactgctacaccccccccctaAGCTCCCTAACTCACATTCCACTGCAGGATCGTGGGGGGCAGGAGTGCACAAGGCCCTATCACACTGTTTCCATCGATGTTGAACCCACGGGGACTGTAGCCATAGATCAAGACTCCACCTGACTCCTCCCTCTGCATGACAGACACTGTGGTGCGCTGGTATAGCTCATCATCGCTGGGGCCCAGTCTGTGGGTCCGTGTCATGGGGAGGCTGGAGGGTGTACAGGGAACACACAATATTATTTACACAAACTATCTATATAGTGCACTCGCGCACAGTGTTCTCAACTATCAGAAAATGTTAGTTCAATTATTcatcatattaataataattatttaaacacagtatatttaaacacatccatccatccatccatccattatctatacccgctcaCGGAGGGTGCTCCAAATCCAATCCTGCTAATATGTGCACTGTGTAGTGTGAGTCTGTGTCGATGTAGAGGCTGAGTTCTGTACATGCACTTGTTTGGTTGGTTCCAGTGCTATCTTAAAGGCATGCCATTTGAATTTGtctatttatatgcatttacacatactgcatccattcatccatccattatctatacccgcttatcctgagcagggttgcgggtggtgctggagcctatcccagcacgcattgggtgagaggcaggaatacaccctggacaggccaccaatccatcgcagggcacacacaccattcactcacacactcatacctatttGCAATTTAGTCTCCAGTTAGCTTATCTGCATGtccttggactgtgggaggaaaccgacgtacccggaggaaacccatgcggacatggggagaacatgcaagctccaCACAAGAAAGGCCTCCAGCTGAGATTctaacccacgaccttcttgctgtgaggtgacagtgctacccactgcacagcatttacatatacagcatttacacacaatatttataaataagtaCTGTGCTTTCACACAATATTGCGGTTCATATTTGAACACCTCAGGACATTCATCACGACCACTTGGGAACCCAATATTTAAACTTTCAAATAGCAGAAGATTAGGCACTCTGGTGGAGAAAGGCACCATCATCCACTGAATGCAAACCATAGAGAATAGTAGCCAGCTGGCCAGAAACACAAGAATGTAGAGAAAGTATGGGGTTAAGCAGCAGTACAGTCACAAGACAAAATTATTCAAGTATAGTTACTAAATAACAAGCTTCAAATATAATTCTTCAATCTAGACTGAACAAATCTACTTGTAGTGGACCAGAAAATCCAGAAATGAATGAAGGTAACTTGTGCAAGCATAAATAGCAGATAGGTTATTATAGGCGGTGAGTACAGACATGCATCTGCCATTATTCACCTAAATCCATTGCATTTAGGTAAAATATTTGTGATGCCTCATATATAAACAAGGGTGGCTGTACAGTAGTTAAAACCTAGCAGCCACAATTCCTAGGAGAAATGCATTATCTGAAGCTCATATGACTGAGACTGCAGACATTCTGAGGAACACATTCTAACCCCATTTTATTGAGTTAGAAACCTTTGCTTTTGCAGGACAACAAGACTTGTGGCGGCACATAGACTACAGTCAAGTACGTAACAAATCGGGCTGACCAATTCATCAGATTTATTCATGAAGACTCGAAAATATGATCAGTAACCAAATAATTTgattattaaatcatttttggcACAACactacaaaataattaataagaaactgaaacttttattgtgaaatttaGCGCTCTAATGGTTACCAGAAGTCACTGCTTCACCACAGAGCTGCACGGTCCTTGTCAAAGGAGCGTCTGCGAGAATTTCCAAATTACATGTATGGTACTTATTTAGACTGTCAGATTACTTCAGTATTCGTGCTAAATCACATTCTGTGTTCTAGTAAACATTCATTTTAGCAGGCTAGCAAGGTATACCTGTGTTAGATGCCTACCGGAACTTCGATATTCACTAAATTATGACCTCTCCAAGCTAACTACTTTAGCAAAGCAAAGTAACAACTGGTGTTACTATAAATCAGCGAAAAAGAGTACCTTTATCggtttttgtttatattatgTATGAAGATGATAATCAATACCTTAATAACAACGGAGAGCGTACTGAAGCTAATCGTAGGCCATGCGCGGTGCCTCTCAAGAACAGTCGAGTGCAGTTAGCCACAGCCATTATTGTGACAACTCGTAGTCGCTCTGTGTTCGATTACGTGGCCTGCATGTCGAAAAGGGCGTGCCCGCGTGTGTTGTTTTGCGTGCGCGTCCCCAGTTGATAAAGAGAAAGGATCCATAGATTGGAAATTACGTATATATTAgagaataatgaaaataaagatgACCCTAAATATGTTTTTACTATAACTTTTACTTTAACTGGACGTAGTCATGCCCTTAGAAAATCGAGAAAAATATCTCCAAGGAAAGGGCAGGTTTGCTGTATTATGCTGTTACACCTAAGTGAGGAAGGAAAGGAGGTTATATTAGGGCCCCAATTAGCAAAccatgtgaattttttttttaggattgaTAAAACACACGGGCaacacatataaataatataatagaTGCATGTAAGAAAGTGCTAAATGTTACGAGATGTCTGATAGGAAAGGAATGGGGAGGAGATGGGAtgccaaagaagaagaaaatgtatGTAGGCTTAATAAGATCAGAGATAGACTACAGAAGCATTATGTATGGCTCAGTAGCAGTAGTCTGTTGAACACCCTAGATGTAATTAAAAAACAGGCTCTTAGATTAACCTGTGGGGTAATGAAAACAACACCTGTGGCAGCAATACAGGCCGAGATGGGAGAGACCTCACTAGAATTGAGAAGATTACAG is a window of Anguilla anguilla isolate fAngAng1 chromosome 13, fAngAng1.pri, whole genome shotgun sequence DNA encoding:
- the zgc:112334 gene encoding rab GDP dissociation inhibitor beta — translated: MQEYDVIVLGTGLKECILSGIMSVSGKKVLHIDRNPYYGGESASVSPLEELYKKFHVSGPPNTMGHGRDWNVDLIPKFLLANGELVKMLLYTGVTRYLDFKVVEDSFVYHAGRVHKVPSTEAEAQASDLMGMFDKRRFRKLLHFVLNYEESSPGTHHDMEPKRTSTRELFRHYDLGPDVIEFTGHALALHQNDEYLDQPFHQTIKRIRLYIESLARFSHSPYLYPIYGLGELPQGFARLSVEYGGAYMLNRAVEEIVMQNGKVVGVKSEGQVFHCKQLICDPSYVPNRVKKVSRVIRVICLLDHPIKSTHDASSCQIIIPQTQLNRKSDVYVCVVSYAHNVTAEGKYVAMVSTTVETNNPEKEVKPGLELLEPILQKFVSIEDLFVPRDDGRYSQVFVSKSYDAATHFTAECEDIKDMYHRITGSEFNFSSLENSTTSERTE
- the ndufaf3 gene encoding NADH dehydrogenase [ubiquinone] 1 alpha subcomplex assembly factor 3, translated to MAVANCTRLFLRGTAHGLRLASVRSPLLLSLPMTRTHRLGPSDDELYQRTTVSVMQREESGGVLIYGYSPRGFNIDGNSVIGPCALLPPTILQWNVGNYKDITVESLALFYMLEPRIEVLVLGTGGRVERIDPNVLKFMNRKGIAVEVQDTPNACATFNFLSSERRIAAAGLIPPPPSRALE